From Roseofilum reptotaenium CS-1145, one genomic window encodes:
- the upp gene encoding uracil phosphoribosyltransferase: MSNVTVINHPLIAHKLTLMRREETSTAKFRSLLKEISLLLAYEVTRDLPLKLEEIKTPLGVMEAPVLAPEKKMVVISIMRAGQGILDGMLELIPSARVGHIGLYRDPRTLIPIEYYLKVPHDVEERDMFIVDPMLATGNTAVAAISRLKELNPTSIKFVCLLAAPEGLEHVQEEHPDIPIYTTAIDECLDEHGYILPGLGDAGDRLFGTK; this comes from the coding sequence ATGTCCAACGTTACCGTTATCAACCATCCTCTCATTGCCCATAAACTAACCCTCATGCGTCGCGAGGAAACCAGTACAGCCAAATTTCGCTCTTTGCTCAAAGAAATTAGCTTGTTACTCGCCTATGAAGTGACGAGAGATTTACCCTTAAAATTAGAAGAGATTAAGACTCCTTTAGGGGTAATGGAAGCACCCGTTTTAGCGCCAGAAAAGAAAATGGTAGTGATTTCCATTATGCGAGCTGGACAAGGCATTTTAGATGGCATGTTGGAACTCATTCCTTCTGCGCGGGTGGGACATATTGGCTTATACCGAGATCCGAGAACCTTGATTCCCATTGAGTATTATCTCAAGGTTCCCCATGATGTCGAAGAGCGAGATATGTTCATTGTCGATCCCATGTTAGCCACCGGTAATACTGCTGTTGCTGCCATTAGTCGGTTAAAAGAACTGAACCCAACATCAATTAAGTTTGTCTGTCTATTAGCCGCTCCCGAAGGGTTAGAGCATGTTCAAGAAGAACATCCAGATATCCCAATTTATACGACTGCCATTGATGAGTGCTTAGACGAGCATGGCTATATTTTACCCGGTCTAGGGGATGCTG
- a CDS encoding Uma2 family endonuclease yields the protein MVTVQVLTLAEFLQRSNLEASPAWEFFQGEAHLKPMPTVDHSILQKRLTGAIDQAGSAYEAFPELRCTLTEQSVVPDITIIRGDRIPVQNTAVSGAPDWMIEILSRDQSTTALISKIQLCLQAGTQLGWLLNRTSDYGILAR from the coding sequence ATGGTTACCGTTCAAGTTCTGACTTTAGCAGAATTTCTACAACGCTCTAATTTAGAAGCGTCCCCCGCGTGGGAATTTTTCCAGGGAGAAGCCCACTTAAAACCGATGCCAACCGTTGACCATAGCATTTTACAGAAACGATTGACTGGGGCAATTGATCAAGCAGGAAGTGCCTATGAAGCCTTTCCAGAGTTACGCTGCACTCTAACGGAGCAGTCTGTTGTTCCCGATATTACCATTATTCGCGGCGATCGCATCCCAGTGCAAAATACAGCGGTTTCTGGCGCTCCTGACTGGATGATTGAAATTCTTTCTCGCGACCAAAGTACCACAGCTTTAATTAGCAAAATTCAGCTCTGTTTGCAAGCTGGAACTCAACTGGGATGGTTACTCAACAGAACAAGTGATTATGGTATTTTGGCCAGATAA